A single genomic interval of Flavihumibacter rivuli harbors:
- a CDS encoding Dabb family protein: MKVLSILLTALFINVAVLAQTASQPKLLRHVVVFSFKKSSSADDIKKVAETFAALHGKVPQIKAVEWGVNMSPEKLNPEFTHCFILTFHSEKDLADYQEHPAHRDFQKVLKPHMDKVFVVDYFVN, from the coding sequence ATGAAAGTACTTTCTATTCTCCTGACTGCCCTGTTCATCAATGTGGCGGTTCTTGCCCAAACTGCTTCACAACCTAAATTACTCAGGCATGTGGTAGTATTCTCCTTTAAGAAAAGTTCTTCTGCTGATGATATCAAAAAAGTGGCGGAAACTTTTGCAGCACTTCATGGAAAGGTGCCACAGATCAAAGCCGTTGAATGGGGTGTCAACATGAGCCCTGAAAAACTCAACCCCGAATTCACGCATTGCTTTATCCTTACCTTCCATTCAGAAAAAGACCTGGCCGATTACCAGGAACACCCGGCACACCGGGACTTCCAGAAGGTACTGAAACCACATATGGATAAGGTCTTCGTGGTTGACTACTTCGTGAACTAA
- a CDS encoding aldo/keto reductase — protein MVNQPITTLSNGISMPLLGLGVYDMYNQEAERAVLDALDIGYRLIDTASLYENEKEIGNAIRQSGMAREEIFVTTKVGNNDHGFDATLKAFDTSLKKLNMDYVDLYLVHWPVKGQRKETWLALEKLYQDKRVRAIGVANYLLPFLKELEGYASITPVLDQVELTPWLYDKTLVTYCAANRIQLQSYSPITRGKKLDDPRLQILCGKYQRTPAQLVLRWNLEHGFSTIPKSSSKQRLQENFDSILFTMDKEDIAFMDSFNEDFRICDDPMTML, from the coding sequence ATGGTAAATCAACCCATCACTACGCTGAGCAATGGCATATCTATGCCATTGCTTGGACTTGGTGTTTATGACATGTACAACCAGGAAGCCGAACGGGCTGTTTTGGACGCACTGGATATAGGCTACCGGCTGATAGATACCGCCTCACTTTACGAAAATGAAAAAGAGATCGGCAATGCGATCAGGCAAAGTGGTATGGCGAGGGAAGAGATCTTTGTCACTACGAAAGTGGGGAACAATGACCATGGCTTTGACGCTACCCTCAAGGCTTTCGATACCAGCCTGAAAAAGCTGAATATGGATTATGTGGACCTCTATCTCGTGCACTGGCCCGTAAAGGGGCAACGCAAGGAAACCTGGCTGGCACTGGAAAAACTTTACCAGGATAAACGGGTACGGGCCATTGGCGTTGCCAATTACCTGCTACCCTTCCTAAAGGAATTGGAAGGATACGCTTCCATTACGCCCGTCCTGGACCAGGTAGAGTTGACTCCCTGGCTATACGACAAAACATTGGTTACCTATTGTGCGGCCAATAGGATCCAGTTACAATCCTATTCACCCATAACGAGGGGAAAAAAGCTGGATGACCCAAGGCTACAGATCCTTTGTGGGAAATACCAACGGACACCGGCACAGTTGGTCCTGCGCTGGAACCTGGAGCACGGTTTTTCAACCATTCCCAAATCGTCCAGCAAGCAAAGACTCCAGGAAAATTTTGACAGCATTCTATTCACCATGGACAAGGAGGATATTGCTTTTATGGATAGCTTCAATGAGGACTTCCGGATCTGCGATGACCCCATGACCATGCTTTAA
- a CDS encoding phytanoyl-CoA dioxygenase family protein, which yields MPRQVAMNNPVSTAPQPATAPGVIGPVQPPPLYPFLLTNKRNHMSQQTMAATMAPTMTPNNAHLDIPGNPSTAKSSATQLNDRSNGQPLRVLSEEDWYFWIHNGYIVIKNAVPREQALATAAFLWEFEEKDPNNPDTWYTPPRAEMKMKELTNTGMVEVYNNQHLWNNRQMQRVYDAFVDIWGTEKLWVTIDRANLNFPIRPGHEYKGFIHWDYDPETRPVNVQGVLALADQTDENMGGFQCIPELFRTYDTWKQTQPEDRDRFKPDTTGFEPVKVKMEAGDLLIFNSLQPHGIRPNLSGNKVRIAQYISMMPAEEDNEALRQWRINSWRDRIAPEGYAFPGDPRKWEQTKYGTAELNELGKKLLGLEKW from the coding sequence ATGCCGCGACAAGTCGCCATGAACAATCCTGTAAGTACCGCACCGCAACCGGCTACTGCACCAGGAGTCATCGGCCCTGTCCAGCCGCCACCGCTTTATCCCTTCCTTTTAACCAATAAACGCAATCATATGTCACAGCAAACCATGGCCGCTACTATGGCCCCCACCATGACGCCCAATAATGCCCATTTGGATATACCGGGCAATCCGTCCACTGCAAAGAGCAGTGCTACCCAACTCAACGACCGCAGCAATGGCCAGCCACTCCGTGTGCTGAGTGAAGAAGACTGGTATTTCTGGATCCACAATGGTTACATAGTGATCAAGAATGCCGTGCCCAGGGAACAGGCATTGGCAACAGCTGCCTTCCTTTGGGAATTTGAAGAAAAGGACCCCAACAACCCAGATACCTGGTACACCCCGCCCCGCGCCGAAATGAAGATGAAGGAACTCACCAATACGGGAATGGTGGAAGTTTATAATAACCAGCACCTCTGGAACAACCGCCAGATGCAAAGAGTATATGATGCATTTGTTGATATCTGGGGTACCGAAAAACTGTGGGTGACCATTGACAGGGCCAACCTTAACTTCCCCATCAGGCCAGGCCATGAATACAAAGGTTTCATCCACTGGGATTATGACCCGGAGACCAGGCCGGTGAATGTGCAGGGTGTGCTGGCGCTTGCTGACCAGACAGATGAGAACATGGGCGGCTTCCAGTGTATTCCTGAGTTGTTCCGCACCTACGATACCTGGAAGCAAACCCAACCCGAAGACCGTGACCGGTTTAAACCCGATACTACTGGCTTTGAGCCGGTAAAGGTTAAAATGGAAGCAGGTGACTTGCTTATCTTTAATAGCCTGCAGCCCCATGGTATCCGCCCCAACCTGAGCGGCAATAAGGTGCGCATAGCACAGTACATTTCCATGATGCCTGCAGAAGAAGACAATGAAGCCCTGCGCCAGTGGAGGATCAATTCATGGCGCGACAGGATTGCCCCTGAAGGTTATGCCTTCCCGGGTGATCCCCGCAAATGGGAGCAGACCAAATATGGTACGGCTGAGTTGAACGAATTGGGCAAGAAACTTCTCGGACTCGAAAAATGGTGA
- a CDS encoding helix-turn-helix transcriptional regulator, producing the protein MKVKLEAIQPDADSSFKILLTPNLNDLFYWHFHPEYEIVYVEAGSGIRHIGDHISRYEESDLALIGPNIPHLNFDYGVKTTVETVVVQMKEHFLGEAFFALPEIAAINDLFERARTGLAFYGETKKLAGELLKTLTNLSHFDQLIALLKVFQLLAESKEFISLDTRPIAKASVLKEQKRLHRIYHYIESHYQDPIDVNEVAKLSNLTTAAFCRYFKKSTHLTFTDFLNQYRINQAKKLLLQEKSITEACYESGFEHLSYFNKTFRKYTGMNPSAFRKMQTA; encoded by the coding sequence ATGAAGGTTAAACTCGAAGCCATACAGCCTGATGCAGACAGTTCATTCAAGATACTGCTGACACCTAACCTCAATGACCTGTTCTACTGGCATTTCCACCCGGAATACGAGATCGTTTATGTGGAGGCCGGGAGTGGGATTCGTCATATAGGTGACCATATTTCCAGGTATGAAGAAAGTGACCTGGCCCTGATCGGTCCTAATATCCCCCATCTCAATTTTGATTATGGGGTAAAGACCACTGTGGAAACAGTAGTGGTTCAAATGAAGGAGCATTTTCTTGGCGAGGCATTTTTTGCATTGCCGGAGATCGCAGCCATCAATGACCTGTTTGAAAGGGCGCGTACAGGTCTGGCTTTTTATGGGGAGACCAAAAAACTTGCGGGAGAACTATTGAAAACGCTTACCAACCTTTCGCATTTCGACCAGTTGATCGCCTTGCTAAAAGTGTTTCAGTTGTTGGCCGAATCCAAAGAGTTCATTTCCCTTGATACAAGGCCGATCGCGAAGGCCTCTGTTCTCAAGGAGCAGAAGAGACTACACCGGATCTATCATTATATAGAAAGCCATTACCAGGACCCGATTGATGTAAATGAGGTGGCGAAATTGTCGAACCTGACCACAGCGGCCTTTTGCCGGTACTTTAAGAAATCTACCCATCTTACCTTCACCGACTTCCTTAACCAATACAGGATCAACCAGGCGAAGAAATTATTGCTGCAGGAGAAATCAATCACAGAAGCCTGTTACGAAAGCGGCTTCGAGCATTTGTCCTATTTCAATAAGACCTTCAGGAAATATACCGGAATGAATCCTTCAGCATTCCGCAAAATGCAAACAGCATAA
- a CDS encoding multicopper oxidase domain-containing protein, whose protein sequence is MRTLFILFISIISLQLQAQHNAMPLQGKAEKLPFREQKGNLVIYHLYVADTVVKYTGKKARAIAINGSIPAPTLHFTEGDTAEIHVHNEMHMETSIHWHGLILPNEHDGVPYLTTAPIKGHSTHIFRFPIVQNGTYWYHSHTMLQEQSGMYGAFIIAKKEPAPMKEKVLLLSDWTNENPHQVERSLHFATDWYAIRKRATQNYAEAIKNGYLGTKLENEWKRMLAMDVSDVYYDLLTANGKARDEMVNLNVGESVRLRVINGSSSTYFWLHFAGGKIKVVATDGKDVEPVEVDRLIVGVSETYDVVVTLPSTGSFEFMATAEDRTRSTSIWLGEGEQHKAAALPRLKYFEGMQMMNDMTNPDGSMNDMGMNMSLQKMDMNTVMYPEIVDSAQSITTLNYSMLRSPEPTTLPAGPTRTMEFELTGNMNRYVWTMDNKTISESDKILIKKGENIRIILRNNSMMRHPMHLHGHFFRVVNGQGENAPWKTVLDIMPMETDTIEFNASENGGDWYFHCHILYHMMAGMGRIFSYENSAPNPQIPDPAKAIKKVYRDDRRFYLGAQIGLESNGSDGEIMLANTRYLIQTEWRLGLNAEKGFENEVHIGRLIGKRQYLMPYIGFDWRYRKNAEPEKNIFGQTNTKDQRAAVCFGVQYILPMLIRADARIDTDGKVRVQLGREDIPLTSRLRMNFMVNSDKEYMAGFRYIATKYISLSTHYDSDMSWGAGLTITY, encoded by the coding sequence ATGAGAACGCTATTCATTCTATTCATAAGCATTATCAGTTTGCAATTGCAGGCACAACATAATGCCATGCCATTGCAAGGAAAGGCTGAAAAGCTTCCATTCCGTGAACAGAAAGGAAACCTCGTGATCTATCATCTCTATGTGGCAGATACAGTGGTTAAATACACCGGCAAAAAAGCCAGGGCTATCGCCATCAATGGAAGTATCCCTGCACCAACCCTTCATTTTACTGAGGGCGATACCGCTGAGATCCATGTACACAATGAAATGCATATGGAAACTTCCATCCACTGGCATGGCCTGATATTACCGAATGAGCATGATGGCGTTCCTTACCTCACCACAGCTCCTATCAAAGGTCATTCAACGCATATTTTCCGATTCCCCATCGTACAGAATGGCACCTATTGGTACCATTCGCACACCATGCTGCAGGAGCAATCCGGCATGTATGGAGCTTTCATCATTGCCAAAAAAGAACCGGCCCCGATGAAAGAGAAGGTTCTATTGCTCAGCGACTGGACCAATGAAAATCCCCACCAGGTTGAGCGTTCCCTTCACTTTGCTACCGACTGGTATGCGATCAGGAAACGCGCTACTCAGAACTATGCAGAAGCCATTAAGAACGGATACCTGGGAACCAAACTGGAAAATGAATGGAAGCGGATGCTGGCCATGGACGTAAGCGATGTGTATTACGACCTGCTCACGGCCAATGGAAAGGCCCGGGATGAAATGGTCAACCTGAACGTCGGGGAATCAGTTAGGCTACGCGTGATCAATGGCAGTTCTTCCACCTATTTCTGGCTGCATTTCGCCGGCGGAAAGATTAAGGTTGTGGCAACTGATGGTAAAGATGTTGAACCAGTTGAAGTGGATCGATTGATCGTTGGGGTATCCGAAACTTATGATGTAGTGGTTACCCTTCCTTCGACAGGAAGCTTCGAATTCATGGCTACTGCTGAAGATCGCACAAGATCGACCTCTATCTGGTTGGGCGAAGGTGAGCAGCACAAGGCTGCAGCCCTGCCCAGGCTGAAGTATTTTGAAGGAATGCAGATGATGAACGACATGACCAATCCAGATGGCAGCATGAATGACATGGGCATGAACATGAGTCTCCAGAAAATGGACATGAATACGGTAATGTACCCGGAGATCGTGGATAGCGCCCAGAGCATCACCACGCTTAATTATTCCATGCTTCGTTCACCGGAACCCACCACCCTTCCCGCCGGACCGACAAGGACCATGGAGTTCGAGCTAACCGGCAATATGAACCGCTATGTGTGGACCATGGATAATAAGACCATTTCAGAATCTGATAAGATACTGATCAAAAAGGGAGAGAACATCCGCATCATTCTCCGCAATAATTCAATGATGCGTCATCCCATGCACCTCCATGGACATTTCTTCAGGGTGGTGAATGGCCAGGGAGAAAATGCGCCATGGAAGACCGTTCTTGACATCATGCCCATGGAAACGGATACCATTGAATTCAATGCTTCAGAGAACGGGGGTGATTGGTATTTCCATTGCCATATCCTCTATCATATGATGGCAGGTATGGGAAGGATCTTTAGTTATGAGAATTCTGCTCCCAATCCGCAAATACCCGATCCCGCAAAAGCCATAAAGAAAGTATACCGCGATGACAGGAGGTTCTACCTTGGGGCGCAGATCGGATTGGAAAGCAATGGCAGTGATGGCGAGATCATGCTGGCCAATACCAGGTACCTGATCCAAACGGAATGGCGCCTTGGATTGAACGCAGAGAAGGGATTTGAGAATGAAGTGCATATCGGTCGGTTGATTGGCAAACGCCAATACCTGATGCCCTATATCGGTTTCGATTGGCGATACCGGAAAAACGCTGAACCTGAAAAGAATATCTTCGGTCAAACCAATACAAAAGACCAACGTGCGGCCGTATGTTTCGGTGTACAATATATATTACCTATGCTCATAAGGGCAGATGCGAGGATTGATACTGACGGAAAGGTAAGGGTACAATTAGGAAGGGAAGACATCCCCCTTACGAGCAGGTTAAGAATGAACTTCATGGTGAATAGTGATAAGGAATACATGGCAGGCTTCAGGTATATCGCTACCAAATATATCTCACTCAGTACGCACTATGACAGCGACATGAGTTGGGGTGCGGGCCTTACCATTACTTATTAA
- a CDS encoding DUF3347 domain-containing protein yields the protein MKSIINYLLGMVLLIAGTRVNAQDNKSSFTNLLNNYINIKNALVAGDGTKAKFEASAFLTLLNSPGSSSIQSEKPKLQESARKIAASTDLKLQREAFAGLSDSMAKLAKSNGSAAQAIYIDYCPMKKAYWLSLDKAIKNPYYGNSMLTCGNISDTIQR from the coding sequence ATGAAATCAATTATCAATTATCTCTTGGGAATGGTACTGCTGATCGCAGGAACCCGTGTTAATGCACAGGACAATAAATCCTCTTTCACCAATCTTTTGAACAATTATATCAATATCAAGAATGCATTGGTTGCCGGGGACGGCACAAAAGCTAAATTTGAGGCATCAGCTTTCCTCACCCTGCTGAACAGCCCAGGTAGCTCTTCCATCCAATCAGAAAAACCCAAACTGCAGGAATCAGCCAGGAAGATCGCTGCTTCCACTGACCTTAAACTGCAGCGCGAAGCTTTTGCCGGATTGTCCGACAGCATGGCCAAACTGGCTAAATCAAACGGATCCGCTGCCCAGGCTATCTATATTGATTATTGCCCTATGAAGAAGGCCTACTGGCTGAGCCTTGACAAAGCGATCAAAAACCCCTACTATGGCAATAGTATGTTGACCTGTGGAAATATTTCCGATACCATTCAACGCTAA
- a CDS encoding heavy-metal-associated domain-containing protein — translation MEQLKFKTNIKCNGCLTKARPFLNETAGEDNWEVDLQDPQKVLSVIPEGDITAAEIIAAVKEAGYTAERLS, via the coding sequence ATGGAACAATTGAAATTCAAAACAAACATTAAATGCAACGGATGCCTTACCAAGGCAAGACCCTTCCTGAATGAGACCGCAGGGGAAGACAATTGGGAGGTGGACCTGCAGGATCCCCAAAAGGTACTTTCCGTGATTCCGGAAGGAGATATTACAGCAGCAGAAATTATTGCAGCAGTCAAGGAAGCTGGTTACACAGCTGAACGACTTTCCTGA
- a CDS encoding VOC family protein, translated as MLFHSVTFQTKNLEAQLQFYADIMGLPVIERNDQSFTVAAGNSLLRFDHHPEKPEGLYHFAFNVRPQSIWTSFDFLVERKIQPLELNGETIFDFIDWNAKAVYFRDADNNILEFIGRFNLATSSDQPGFSIADIINISEVGIPVGNIPETLSILAEKTGAGIWKENGDSFKAVGDEYGLLITVSTARNWFPTGDPSATLPISIILGQQIPAFEVGPYRFSGNQQ; from the coding sequence ATGCTTTTTCATTCTGTTACATTCCAGACCAAGAACCTCGAAGCCCAGCTCCAGTTTTATGCCGATATCATGGGATTACCTGTCATAGAAAGGAATGACCAATCCTTCACTGTGGCTGCGGGAAATTCCTTGTTGCGATTTGACCATCACCCTGAAAAGCCCGAAGGCCTCTACCATTTTGCCTTTAACGTAAGGCCGCAATCAATCTGGACCAGCTTTGACTTCCTGGTGGAAAGGAAGATCCAGCCTCTGGAATTGAACGGCGAAACCATTTTCGACTTTATCGATTGGAATGCCAAGGCTGTTTATTTCCGTGATGCCGACAACAATATCCTTGAATTCATCGGAAGATTCAACCTGGCTACATCATCAGACCAGCCGGGATTCAGTATAGCGGATATCATCAATATCAGTGAAGTGGGAATCCCCGTTGGTAATATCCCGGAAACGCTTTCCATTCTTGCTGAAAAGACCGGGGCCGGGATATGGAAAGAGAATGGCGATAGCTTCAAAGCCGTTGGGGATGAATACGGTTTGCTGATCACCGTATCAACAGCGAGGAACTGGTTTCCCACCGGTGACCCCTCTGCTACCCTGCCCATATCCATTATCCTTGGCCAGCAAATACCGGCTTTTGAAGTAGGCCCCTATCGTTTTAGTGGAAACCAACAGTAA
- a CDS encoding saccharopine dehydrogenase family protein — MAQILLYGANGYTGKLIIREAIKRGMSPILAGRNPSALQQLAQEFSLTYRVASLEDKAQLDSLLSDISVVIHAAGPFSITARPMIEACIRNKVHYLDITGEIPVFELAKKYDQQAKDAGIMVMPGVGFDVVPTDCMASHLKEQLPDATHLELGFASVGGAISHGTATTMAMAIGEGGAARENGRIVPKPLGFTTRKVDLGKGPWLFMSIPWGDVSTAFHTTGIPNITTFTSITPGVYRFIKLQGLFNWLLRTKWARKLIQKKIDGRPAGPTDEERSKSYSLVWGKVYNAKGEAKEARLRCENGYTLTAISSLVIAQKVIDAKFCPGYQTPAGCYGSNLVLEIEGSAFL, encoded by the coding sequence ATGGCTCAGATACTTCTTTATGGTGCAAATGGCTATACCGGAAAACTGATCATCCGTGAAGCTATCAAAAGGGGCATGTCCCCCATACTTGCCGGACGAAACCCGTCCGCCCTTCAACAATTGGCGCAGGAATTTTCCTTGACTTATCGTGTGGCCAGCCTGGAGGACAAGGCTCAACTGGATAGCCTGCTCTCCGATATCAGTGTAGTCATCCATGCTGCCGGACCTTTCAGCATCACAGCCAGGCCGATGATCGAAGCCTGTATCCGGAACAAAGTGCATTACCTGGATATCACCGGGGAAATTCCGGTATTCGAACTGGCCAAAAAATACGACCAGCAGGCGAAAGATGCCGGCATCATGGTCATGCCGGGGGTGGGTTTTGATGTTGTGCCGACAGATTGCATGGCCAGTCACCTTAAAGAACAGCTACCCGATGCTACCCACCTCGAATTGGGATTTGCGAGCGTGGGCGGCGCCATTTCACATGGTACTGCAACCACTATGGCTATGGCCATTGGCGAAGGGGGCGCTGCGCGGGAGAACGGCAGGATCGTTCCCAAACCCCTTGGATTTACCACCCGTAAGGTTGACCTGGGCAAGGGCCCCTGGTTGTTCATGAGCATTCCCTGGGGAGATGTTTCCACTGCATTCCATACCACCGGCATTCCTAATATCACCACTTTCACCAGTATAACTCCCGGCGTTTACCGCTTCATCAAATTACAGGGACTCTTCAACTGGCTCCTCAGGACCAAATGGGCCAGGAAACTCATCCAAAAAAAGATCGATGGCCGGCCCGCCGGGCCTACGGATGAAGAACGCAGCAAGTCCTATAGCCTTGTCTGGGGAAAGGTCTACAATGCAAAAGGGGAGGCAAAAGAAGCCAGGCTTAGGTGTGAGAACGGTTACACCTTAACAGCCATCAGCAGTTTAGTGATCGCACAAAAAGTGATAGATGCGAAATTCTGTCCGGGCTATCAAACCCCTGCGGGCTGCTATGGATCCAACCTCGTACTGGAGATCGAAGGGTCTGCTTTTTTGTAA
- a CDS encoding single-stranded DNA-binding protein: MKECKNHVELIGYLGSDADVKTTATGKKLARLNVATSELYQNSQGEWVEATEWHQVVAWARLAEKAEKDFLKGAKVVVEGKLVHRSYTDANGVQKYITEVNATSLNLAADPAKTEAKA; the protein is encoded by the coding sequence ATGAAAGAGTGTAAGAATCATGTGGAGTTGATCGGTTACCTGGGTAGTGATGCAGATGTTAAGACCACTGCGACAGGGAAGAAGTTGGCGAGGTTGAATGTGGCTACTTCAGAGCTGTACCAGAATAGCCAGGGTGAATGGGTGGAAGCAACGGAATGGCACCAGGTAGTGGCATGGGCAAGGCTTGCCGAGAAAGCGGAGAAGGACTTCCTGAAGGGAGCCAAGGTGGTGGTAGAAGGCAAATTGGTACATCGTTCTTATACAGATGCCAATGGCGTGCAAAAGTATATCACTGAAGTTAATGCTACTTCCCTTAATCTTGCTGCAGATCCGGCAAAGACGGAAGCCAAGGCCTGA
- a CDS encoding helix-turn-helix domain-containing protein gives MQKDQDNQYFQLAARFVLHTNQNLFLTGKAGTGKTTFLKHIKDKASKKMAVVAPTGVAAINAGGVTIHSFFNLPLGSFIPGPYLPVGSDQQFNNRQTLLRHMRFNQSRRELIRELELLVIDEVSMVRADLLDAMDAVLRNVRKQPYLPFGGVQVVFIGDLYQLPPVVNEREWSVLQEYYKSPFFFDAKVLQDAKPIYLELKKIYRQSEQQFIDLLNKVRNNQVGPSDLNWLNSRFRPGFRPERTDQYITLTTHNHKAEHINQQALAHLPGKLWVFEAEITGEFNEKAYPAEPSLVLKEGAQVMFIRNDKGEDRRYFNGKIGTIHSITDQGIKVKFKDEAELLDLARETWKQIRYHYNKGSDKIEEEELGTFSQYPIRLAWAITIHKSQGLTFDKAIIDAGAAFAAGQVYVALSRLTTMEGMILLSRIEPSAIQTDERILGFSSTELRPEQLEEALVDGEQHYIQQSILKCFELDKQVEEARTMVASLEEKAMPEKEKAEQWAALNLDKTEDLERLAQKTIQHLDHLLKGAQAMGYQYLHERTAAAAGYFVDAIQVLLDLLRSHQEEMRGLPRVKKYLAGVALLELSLLRKLEEVRKAALITGELLEGRSRTSLLELIDSRPELSQEQIKDSAALQEANSDAEAKEKAKPGKGDSQRISLAMIRNGLTPGEIAVQRGLALSTIMGHLIGMVRTGELELSALVPEGKYHRIKETIESNQTTQLTPIKEQLGEEYSYEEIRAVIAGLEWENKKAAQPAGE, from the coding sequence ATGCAGAAGGACCAGGACAATCAATATTTCCAGTTGGCGGCGAGGTTTGTATTACATACCAACCAGAACCTTTTCCTGACCGGTAAGGCAGGAACGGGAAAGACCACCTTCCTGAAACATATCAAGGACAAGGCAAGCAAGAAAATGGCAGTAGTTGCGCCGACGGGAGTGGCAGCCATCAATGCAGGAGGCGTGACTATCCATTCTTTTTTCAACCTCCCCCTGGGAAGTTTTATTCCGGGTCCTTACCTGCCGGTGGGGTCAGACCAACAGTTCAACAACAGGCAAACCCTCCTGAGGCATATGCGCTTTAACCAGTCGAGGAGGGAATTGATCAGGGAGCTTGAATTATTGGTGATCGATGAGGTGAGTATGGTAAGGGCCGACCTGTTGGATGCCATGGATGCAGTGTTGAGGAATGTCAGGAAGCAGCCTTACCTCCCATTTGGCGGCGTGCAGGTGGTCTTTATTGGTGACCTCTACCAGCTTCCCCCTGTGGTGAATGAGCGGGAATGGTCCGTACTGCAAGAGTATTATAAGAGTCCCTTCTTCTTTGATGCGAAGGTGTTGCAGGACGCCAAGCCCATCTACCTGGAGTTGAAGAAGATCTATCGCCAAAGTGAGCAACAGTTTATTGACCTGCTGAATAAGGTGAGGAATAACCAGGTTGGGCCGTCAGACTTGAATTGGCTCAACAGCCGATTCCGTCCTGGGTTCAGGCCGGAACGAACGGACCAATACATAACCCTTACGACACACAACCATAAAGCTGAGCATATTAACCAACAGGCCCTGGCCCATTTACCGGGAAAACTTTGGGTGTTTGAAGCGGAGATCACCGGTGAGTTCAATGAGAAGGCCTACCCCGCCGAACCTTCATTGGTATTGAAGGAAGGGGCACAGGTTATGTTCATCAGGAATGATAAGGGTGAGGACCGGCGCTATTTCAATGGGAAGATCGGAACCATCCATTCCATAACCGACCAGGGCATCAAGGTAAAGTTCAAGGACGAAGCTGAATTGCTTGACCTGGCCAGGGAGACCTGGAAACAGATCAGGTATCACTACAACAAAGGTTCGGATAAGATCGAAGAAGAAGAGTTGGGCACTTTTTCCCAGTATCCCATTAGGCTTGCATGGGCCATTACCATCCATAAGAGCCAGGGACTGACATTTGACAAGGCGATCATTGATGCGGGCGCTGCCTTTGCTGCAGGCCAGGTATACGTGGCGTTAAGCCGTTTGACCACCATGGAGGGGATGATATTGTTGTCCAGGATTGAGCCTTCCGCTATCCAGACAGATGAGCGGATCCTGGGTTTTTCCTCCACGGAGTTAAGGCCGGAACAATTGGAGGAAGCCTTGGTGGATGGGGAACAGCATTATATCCAGCAGTCCATCCTCAAGTGTTTTGAACTGGATAAACAGGTAGAAGAGGCCAGGACTATGGTCGCGTCACTGGAAGAAAAGGCCATGCCGGAAAAGGAAAAGGCAGAACAGTGGGCCGCGTTGAACCTGGATAAAACAGAAGATCTGGAAAGACTGGCACAGAAAACGATCCAACACCTGGATCATCTTTTGAAAGGTGCCCAGGCTATGGGATACCAATACCTTCATGAAAGAACGGCAGCTGCGGCAGGCTATTTTGTGGATGCCATCCAGGTATTGTTGGACTTGCTCAGGTCCCATCAGGAAGAAATGCGTGGACTTCCCAGGGTGAAGAAATATCTGGCGGGAGTAGCCCTTCTGGAGCTAAGCTTGCTCAGGAAGCTGGAGGAAGTCAGGAAGGCTGCCCTGATCACTGGCGAGCTGTTGGAAGGAAGGTCCAGGACCAGCCTGCTGGAACTGATAGACAGCAGACCGGAACTTTCGCAGGAACAGATAAAAGATTCAGCTGCACTACAGGAAGCCAATTCTGATGCTGAAGCGAAAGAGAAGGCCAAACCGGGAAAAGGCGATTCCCAGCGCATCTCCTTAGCCATGATCAGGAATGGGCTCACTCCTGGAGAAATTGCCGTTCAGCGTGGATTGGCTTTATCAACCATAATGGGCCATTTGATCGGGATGGTCAGGACAGGGGAACTGGAACTATCGGCCTTGGTCCCCGAAGGAAAATACCATCGGATAAAAGAAACGATTGAATCAAACCAAACTACCCAACTCACCCCGATCAAGGAGCAACTTGGCGAGGAATATAGTTATGAAGAAATACGTGCAGTAATAGCGGGATTGGAATGGGAAAATAAAAAGGCTGCCCAACCGGCAGGTGAATAG